The Acidobacteriota bacterium genomic interval AAAGGGCCGGGCGGCACACAGGAAGCCACCGCGCGTGTGACCGTGGCCCAGCCGCAGGCGCAGTCCACCATCTCACTCAGCGATGAGCAGATGTTCGCGCAGAACGTGAAAGACGTTTTCTTCGACTACGACAGTTATGAGATCCGCGCCGACCAGCAGGGCGCGCTACCACAGAGCGCCGCGTTCCTGAAGCAGCATCCCAACTGGAAGATCACCGTGGAAGGCCACTGCGATGAGCGCGGCTCCATCGAGTACAACCTCACGCTCGGCACCAACCGCGCTGAGGCGGTGAGGAACGCGCTGGTGCAGGCGGGTGCGAACGGTGGCAATATCCGCCCGGTGACGTTCGGCAAGGAAAAGCCGTTCTGCAACGAGTCGAGCGAGGCGTGCTGGCAGCAGAACCGGCGCGGGCATTTTGTGCTGAACAAGTAAGACGAACCTTTACCACGAAGGTCACGAAGGTTCACGAAGGTCACGAAGGTTCACGAAGGACGGATACTTAGTTTGTTTTCCTTCGTGCTACTTCGTGACCTTCGTGGTGAGCTTTTTGAGAGCCGCCGCGAAACAGGTACCCTGCATCCAAGCAAGTAACCCTTTATGAATATGAAGAAACTATCGCTCCTCTTTCCTGCCCTTCTCATCGTCGCGTTGGCGGCGCCGGCGCTGGCCGCCAACAAAGACATGGTGCAGCTGCAGACGCAGGTGCAGACCCTGCAAGACTCGATGGCGCGCATGCAGCAGTCATTCGACGAGCGCATGGGTGTGATGAAGAACCTGATCGAGCAGACCACCGACAACATCAACCGGCTGAACTCGAACGTCGATAGCCTGACCAAGACGTTGCAGCAGCAATCCGGCGACACCGGCGCGAAGACCGACCAGGTCTCGGCACAGGTGCAGGCACTTCACGACTCGGTGGATGAGGTGAAGGCGCGGCTCAACAAGATCCAGCAGCAGCTCGACCAGATGGGTCAGCAGCAGCAGAACCTGCAGGCGCCCCCGCAGGGCGCGGGGCAGGCGCCGCCGCCTGACACGCTCTACCAGGCCGCGCTGCGCGACATGACGGCCAACAAGATGCAGCTCGCCGACCAGGAGTTTCGCGACTTCCTGAAGTATTACCCCGACAACGAGCTTGCCGGGAACGCGCAGTACTACATCGCCGACATCGAGTACCGCCAGGGAAACTTTCAGCAGGCGGTGGCGGATTACAACAAGGTGCTAGACCAGTATCCGGGCGGGAACAAGGCCGCGGCGTCGCAGCTGAAAAAGGGATACGCCCTGCTCGAGCTGGGGCAGCGCGATGCCGGCATTCGCGAACTGAACTCGCTGCTCGCGCGCTATCCCAAGACGAGCGAAGCGGCACAGGCGCAACAGCGGCTCACCCAGCTCGGCGCGTCGGCGCGCAAGCCCAGCCCCAAGCGGACTTCGCCTCGCTAGGTTCAAAACCTTTTGACCACGAAGGACACGAAGTCTCACGAAGGAGTCCTTTTGAAAAAACCTTCGTGTACCTTCGTGCCCTTCCTGGTTATGGTTTCTGACCTTCGGTGGGCGCGGGCACATCGCGCAGGCAGTAGCGCAGCTCGGTATCCATCTGGGTGATGCGCATGCCGGCCTTCACCATCTGCTTGCACGAGATCGCGGTGTGCGCGGGCGTGCCTTCGCCCATGTCGTAGGTGATGCGGCAATACTGGCACTCTTCGTTCCAGCAGAAGCGTCCGTAGGCGATGTTGTCGCCGGCGACGTACTGCAGGGCGCGCAGGATCATGTTGTTGTCCGGCACCTCGACCTCGCGGCCTTTCACCGTGATCTTGACCAGCTTGTCGTAGGGACGGAAGAGTGCGCCGGGGTTACTCATGCGGAGGTACTCACTACTGGGGTACTCACTACTGGGGTACTCACTAAACGACTGCTCCTGGGTATAGGATTCCGGCTGGCGGGATTCTATTACGGAAACGCGCGCGCGGCCGTGCGAGTCCCGCGAAAAACCATGCAACCCGTGGTGTGGTGACGGAATCTCTATTTTCTGGAGCCGATCAATCATGACCCCGACCGACAAGGAAAAAGACAGCGACTTGCACAAAGGTGCGGTCGAATCGGAAGACCCGAACGACCAGGCCGTGACTTCGATGGCGGGCCAGCTTGGCCATCGCGACCAGGACCCGCTCATCAAGTCGAGCGACTCAGACTTCCCCGAGCCGGGCGAGAGCCCCGAGCACTCGGGCGAGCCCGAGGGGCCGAACCTGAAAGACAAGGACACGCTGCCCGCGCCCGGCCACAACTCCGAAGGCGGGACGCAGGTGCCTGAGCCGGGGATCAAACAAAGGAACGACAAGAAGAAGCAAGACAAGAAAGACGGCGACGCAGCGGCGTGATGGAGTCGCCAGTCTCTAGTCGCTGGTCTCTAGGCAGGAAATCAAAAGCCCTCCATTCGGAGGGCTTTTGATTTTCCTAGCGGCTAGAGACTGGCAACTAGCGACTACTTCAGCCCCTCCATCACTTCATCGAGCACCGACTTGGGCGGCCGGGTGATGGATTCAGGCAGCGTAGCCAGCGGCGCATCCGTCATGTGGAGCATCTCGAGGAAGTTCGGCTTCTTGGTATCGATGTAGAACAAGCCGGTGAGGACTTCCCCTTTTTCGTGCGCCTGCATCAGGCGGCGGACGGCTTCGATGCGGTCGGTGGGGTCGTACTCATGCTCGAGCTTGCGCAGCATGATGTGGGAACCGTCGTGCATGGTGACTTGCGTGGTCGTCCCCGGCTCGTAGTCCACGTTGATCTCTTCGAAGTGCGGCACGAAGCTGAGGTCGTGCACCGGCTCGTCGTGCTCCTTCATGTACTTGTAGGATTTGGTCGAGCCTTCGTGATCGTTGAAGGTGACGCAAGGCGAGATGATGTCGAGCATCACGGTGCCGTTATGCGCGATGGCGGCCTTGAGCAGATGCAACACCTGCTTCTTGTCGCCGGAGAAGGAGCGGCCCACCATCGTCGCCCCCAGCTCGATGGCCATGGCGCAGGTATCGATGGGCGGCAGGTCGTTGATCACGCCGGTCTTGAGCTTCGAGCCCAGGTCGGCGGTGGCCGAGAATTGTCCCTTGGTGAGCCCGTAGACGCCGTTATCTTCGATGACGTAGATGATGGGCAGATTGCGGCGCATGAGGTGGACGAACTGTCCCATGCCGATGGACGCGGTGTCGCCATCGCCGGAGACGCCGATGCCCATCAGGCTGCGATTGGCGAGCAGCGCACCGGTAGCGACCGAAGGCATGCGGCCGTGCACCGAGTTGAAGCTGTGTGAGCGGCTGAGGAAATAGGCCGGGCTCTTCGAGGAGCATCCGATGCCGGAGAACTTGGCCAGGCGTTCGGGCTGCACGCCCATCTCGTACATCGCGTCGATGATGCGCTCGGAGATGGCGTTGTGGCCGCAGCCGGCGCACAAGGTCGTCTTGCCGCCCTTGTACTCCATGATGGAGAGTCCGATGCGGTTCGTCTTGACGGCTGGTTGTGCCGCGGGCGGTGTTGCGGTCGGTGGGGTTGTCGGAGTGCTGGCCATGTAGCTGCTTCCCTTCTGCTATTTGCCTTCTTGGGTAACGAGTTCGTCGGTGACGCTGCGCGCGTCGATGGGCAATCCGTTGTAGTGGCGGATGCTGCGCAGCTTGGGGATCTGGTCTACGCTCAAGTCGAGCTTGAGCAGGTCGAGCATCTGCGCATCGCGATTCTGCTCGACCAGGTAGATGCGGTCGTGATTCTTCACGAAGTCGTGCACCTCGCGCGTGAACGGGAACGCTTTCAGGCGCAGGTAATCGGTCTCGAGCTTGTAGTCCTTGCGCAACTGGTCGCGGCTCTCGACGATGGCCCAGTGCGTGGTGCCATAGGCGATGATGCCGATCTTCGATTTGCCGGTCTCGACGATGGGCATGGGAACGTGCGAGCGCGCGGTCTCGAACTTCTTGGCGAGGCGGTCCATGTTGTTCTGATAGTCGTCTGGCCGTTCGGAGTACTGCGCCTTCTCGTTGTGCCCGGAGCCGCGGGTGAAGTACGCGGCGGCAGGATGATCGGTGCCGGGCAAGGTGCGATAGCCGATGCCGTCGCCGTCCACATCTTTGTAGCGCGCGAAACTGCCCGCCTTCTCGAGGTCGGCCTTGCTCAACACCTTGCCGCGATTGATGGGGCGGTCAGGATACTTGAACGGCTCGCTCATCCAGTTATTCATGCCGAGGTCGAGGTCGCTCATCACGAAGATGGGCGTCTGGAAAAGGTCGGCGAGGTCGAAGGCGTCGAACGCCATGTCGAAGCACTCGGAGACCGAATCGGGCAGCAGCATGATGTGCTTGGTGTCACCGTGCGAGAGCAGCGCGGTCGAAAGGATGTCACCCTGCATGGTGCGGGTGGGCAGTCCGGTGGAAGGACCGGTGCGCTGGATGTCCCAGATCACGCCGGGGATCTCGGCGTAGTAGCCGAGGCCGGCGAATTCGGACATCAGCGAGATGCCGGGGCCGGAAGTCGCAGTCATCGAGCGTGCGCCTGCCCAGCCGGCGCCCAACACCATGCCGATGGCGGCAAGCTCGTCTTCGGCTTGCACGATGGCGAAGGTCGCTTTGCCGTCGGCGCCGATGCGGTAGTGCTTCATGTAGTCGATGAGCTGCTCACAAACCGACGACGATGGCGTGATGGGATACCAGGTCACCACCGTCACGCCGGCGAACATCGAGCCGAGCGCGGCGGCAGCGTTGCCGTCGATGATGATCTTGCCTTGCGTGGCGTTCATCGGCGCCACGGAACAGTGGTCCGCCTTCTTCAGCGATGCGGCAGCGTAGTCGAAGCCCGCTTTCACCGCGGCGAAGTTCAGGTCCGCAGCTTTTTGTTTCTTCTTGAACTGCTTGCGCACGGCGCGCTCCACCTCGGCCATGTCGATGCCGATGAGCTGCGCAGCCACGCCCACGTAGATCATGTTCTTCACCAGCTTGCGCAGCTTGGCTTCCGGACACACCGCTGCCACCAGCTTGTCGAAGGGAGCGGCGTAGAACACCACATCATCGCGGACGGCGGAAAGATTCAACGGCTCGTCATAGAGCACGGCGGCGCCAGGCGAGAGCGACTTCGCGTCTTCGATGGCGGTCTCCGCGTTCATCGCGATGAGGAAGTCCACTTCCTTCTTGCGCGCGATGTAGCCGTCTTTATTGGCGCGGATGGTGAACCAGGTCGGCAGTCCGGCGATGTTCGAAGGGAAAAGATTCTTGCCCGAGACCGGGATGCCCATCTGAAAGATGCTGCGCAACAGCACCATGTTCGCCGATTGCGAGCCCGAACCGTTGACCGTGGCGACCTGGATGGAGAAGTCGTTGACGGTCTTGGTGGGCGGCGGTCCCTGGCGGTGCTGCTGTACCACTACATCAGTTGCCATAACGAGAGTTTCCTTTGCGCAAGCTTCCAACGAAGAAAGCGGTTGTTCTATGAATGATTTGGAGATGTTCTCGAAACATTTGATTATACAAAATGGATGCTGGGAAAACGAAACGGATTCAGCGGCGGGCCACTCTACGCCGGTTCTTCCTTGAAGAACTGGGCCATGTGGCGGAACTTGTCGTAACGCTGGGCGAGCAGATCGTCGGTGGCGAGGTTCTTGATCTCGTAGTAGTGGCTGAGCAGCGCCTGGTCGAGCAGCGCGGCGGCAGCATCGTGGTCGGCGTGCGCCCCCTCAGGCGGCTCAGGGACGATGCCATCCACGCATCCCAGTTCCGTCAGGTCTTTCGCTGTGATCTTGAGCGCTTCCGCGGCCACATCTTTCTTCGAGGGGTCGCGCCACATGATGGAGGCGCAGCCTTCGGGCGAGATGACCGAGTAGACCGAGTTCTCCATCATCAGGACGCGGTCGGCCACGGCGATAGCCAGCGCGCCCCCTGAACCGCCTTCGCCGGTGATCACCGTGATGATGGGGACACGCAGCCGCGCCATCTCGCGCAAGTTACGGGCGATGGCTTCGGCCTGGCCACGCTCCTCGGCGCCCAAGCCGGGATAGGCGCCGGGGGTATCCACCAAGGTGAACACGGGACGCTTGAATTTCTCCGCGATCTTCATCGCGCGCAGCGCCTTGCGATACCCCTCGGGATTCGGCATGCCGAAATTGCGATAGACCTTCTGCTTGGTGTCGCGCGCTTTCTGGTGTCCGATGAGCATCACTTCGTTGCCGTGGAAGTGGGCCATGCCGCAGATGATGGCGGGATCGTCGGCGTAGGAGCGGTCACCGTGGATCTCGCTCCAGCCGGAAAAGATGCGCTCGATGTAGTCGAGCGTGTAGGGGCGCTGCGGATGGCGAGCCAGTTCGGTCTTCTGCCAGGCTTCGTATTGGGCGTGGATCTGCTTTCGCAGTTGCGCGACCTGGGAGTGCAGGGCGGCCAGCCTCTGCCTGGCCTCCTGGTTGTCGCCGGCGGCGGCTTCCAGTTGCGCGATATGCTTTTCGATGTTCTCGAGCTCGCGCTCGGATTTCGTGGGCATCGTCGAAGTGGGGGAGCAGCTTCTAGTCGATCACGCGGACCGCGCCGCGTCCGCACAGCTCTTCCACGCGGGTGATGAAATAGCGGTCCGGCATCACATTATAGCCTTCGACCTCCATCACCACCATGAACTCGCCGGCGCGTTCCACGTCGAACAGCAACTTGGCTTCGCCTTTGCGCTCGATGCAGAGCGAATGCAGCGCGTCGATGGTCTGCTCCGTCGCGGTCTCGAGCGGCACGCGGATGCGCAGCGAGCGCGCCAGCTTCGGCTTGGCCTCTTCGAGCGTGCGAATGTCAGAGATCATCAGCTTTGGACTCGCGCCTTCTTCTACCCGCACCCCACCACGAACGAGTACGGGCACGTCGAGCTTCAGTTTCTCGGCGAGCCGGCGATAGGCCTCGGGAAAGACGACTGCTTCGACCGCGCCGACCATGTCTTCGAGGACGCACTGCGCGTAGAGGTCGCCCTTCTTCGACTTTGCCACGCGGACGCCGGCGAGCATGCCGCCGGTCGCAATCTCTTCCTTGCCGGTCGAGGACTTCATCGCCAGGATGGCTTCGGTGTCGAGGGCGGAGAAATCCGCGAGCTTGTCTTTGTACTTCTCGAGCGGATGTCCGCTCACGAAGAAGCCCAGCATCTCTTTCTCGCCGGCCAGGCGCTGGTGCTCGTCCCAGTCGGGCAGGTTGGGAAGCTTGTCATTGTCTGCGGGGGCCGCCTGGTCGTCGGCAAAGACGCCGAAGAGGCCGTGCTGTCCGCTCTCCGCGTCGCGATGCGATTTCTGCGCGCGTTCGATGGCTTTGTCGATCACTGCCATCAGCTGCGCGCGCGGGCCGAGCGGGTCCATCGCGCCACTCTTGATCAGCGATTCCAGCACGCGCTTGTTCAACAGGCGCAGGTCCACCTTCTCGCAGAACTGGAACATCGTCTTGAAGCCGCCGAGCGCGGTGCGCGCGACCACGATGGAATCGATGGCGTTGCGTCCCACATTCTTGACGGCAGCCAGGCCGAAGCGGATGGCCGGGCCATGCGGTGTGAAGTTCGCGTCGGAATGATTGATGTCCGGCGGCTCGACCGCTATGCCCATCTCGCGGCACTCGTTGATGTACTTCACCACTTTGTCGGTGGAACCGGTCTCTGAAGTCAACAGCGCGGCCATGAACTCGACCGGATAGTGCGTCTTCAAATACGCGGTGTGATAGGCGAGCAGCGCGTAAGCGGCCGAGTGCGATTTGTTGAAGCCGTAGCCGGCGAACTGCTCCATCAGATCGAATATCTTCACCACCTTGCGCTCGGGGAAGCCGCGAGCGAGCGCGCCGGCGACGAACTTCTCGCGCTGCCCCGCCATATCCTCTGCTTTCTTCTTGCCCATCGCGCGGCGCAGCAGGTCGGCCTCGCCCAGTGAGTAGCCGGCAAGCTTGTTGGCGATCTGCATCACCTGTTCCTGGTAGACGATGACGCCGAGCGTCTCTTTGAGGATCTCTTCCAGCTCGGGCATCTCGTAAGCAATGGCCTTGCGCCCGTGCTTGCGGTCGATGAAGTCGTCGATCATGCCGCCCTGGATCGGACCGGGACGGTAGAGCGCGTTCAAGGCGGTGAGGTCTTCGACGGAGCCGGGCTTGTAGCGCCGCAAGACATCGCGCATGCCGTGCGACTCGAACTGGAAGATGCCGGAAGTGAGCGCGGAGTGGAAGACGCGCTCGTAGGTCTGCTTGTCGTCGAGTGGGACGCGGCGCAGGTCGAGCTGCTGGTTTCGCGTTTGCACGATGAGCTTGAGCGTGTCGTCGATCACGGTGAGCGTGGTCAGCCCGAGGAAGTCCATCTTCAGCAGGCCCAGCTTCTCGATCGCGTTCATGTCGAACGCGGTGACGATCTCGTCATTCTTCGTCCGATGCAGCGGGACAAGGTTGATGAGCGGCTCGGGCGCGATGACCACGCCGGCCGCGTGGACGCCCGCATTGCGGACCAGGCCTTCGAGCTTGCGCGCGGTATCGAGCAGTTCCTTGACCAGCGGCTCGCGGTCGTAAGCCTCGGCGAGCGCCGCCGACTCTTCGAGCGCCTTGTCGAGCTTGATGTTGAGCGTGGGCGGGATCATCTTGGCGATGCGGTCCACGTCGCCGTAGGGGATGTCCATGGCACGGCCCACATCTTTGATCGCGGCCTTTGCCGCCATGGTCCCAAAGGTGATGATCTGCGCCACCTGGTCGCGCCCGTATTTCTCGGTGACGTAACGGATGACCTCGCCGCGCCGGTTCATGCAGAAATCGATATCGATGTCCGGCATGGAGATGCGCTCGGGATTGAGGAAGCGCTCGAACAGCAGCTCGTTCTCCAGCGGATCGATGTCGGTGATGTCCATGGCGTAGGAGACCAGCGAGCCCGCCGCCGAGCCGCGGCCCGGGCCCACCGGGATGCTGTTCTCCTTGGCATAGCGGATGAAATCCCACACGATGAGGAAGTATCCCGGGAATTTCATCTGCCGGATGGTCGCGATCTC includes:
- a CDS encoding 2Fe-2S iron-sulfur cluster-binding protein, translating into MSNPGALFRPYDKLVKITVKGREVEVPDNNMILRALQYVAGDNIAYGRFCWNEECQYCRITYDMGEGTPAHTAISCKQMVKAGMRITQMDTELRYCLRDVPAPTEGQKP
- the dnaE gene encoding DNA polymerase III subunit alpha, which codes for MSQFVHLHLHTDYSLLDGACGVDKLVAKVKEHGMPSVAVTDHGNIFAALEFFNAAKDAGVKPIIGCELYVSKKDDHDTRRTPPDGDTYNHLLVLAETDEGYRNLVKITSEASLHGFYYKPRISKNYLAEHAKGLIALSGCLKGEVAERLTEGKYDEAKKAAAYFGDIFGKNNFFLEIQDQGLELEHQIHPDLFRLEKELGVPLVATNDSHYICEDDAQAHDVLVCVQTGKSVHDTNRLKFTGNQFFVKSYAEMRKVFDGAPQVLERTLAIAERCSVNLHKVKNPFPPFEVPAGFTLDTYFEHVAREGFAKRLEELRRVEATGKLKHPLSEYEQRLAREIATIRQMKFPGYFLIVWDFIRYAKENSIPVGPGRGSAAGSLVSYAMDITDIDPLENELLFERFLNPERISMPDIDIDFCMNRRGEVIRYVTEKYGRDQVAQIITFGTMAAKAAIKDVGRAMDIPYGDVDRIAKMIPPTLNIKLDKALEESAALAEAYDREPLVKELLDTARKLEGLVRNAGVHAAGVVIAPEPLINLVPLHRTKNDEIVTAFDMNAIEKLGLLKMDFLGLTTLTVIDDTLKLIVQTRNQQLDLRRVPLDDKQTYERVFHSALTSGIFQFESHGMRDVLRRYKPGSVEDLTALNALYRPGPIQGGMIDDFIDRKHGRKAIAYEMPELEEILKETLGVIVYQEQVMQIANKLAGYSLGEADLLRRAMGKKKAEDMAGQREKFVAGALARGFPERKVVKIFDLMEQFAGYGFNKSHSAAYALLAYHTAYLKTHYPVEFMAALLTSETGSTDKVVKYINECREMGIAVEPPDINHSDANFTPHGPAIRFGLAAVKNVGRNAIDSIVVARTALGGFKTMFQFCEKVDLRLLNKRVLESLIKSGAMDPLGPRAQLMAVIDKAIERAQKSHRDAESGQHGLFGVFADDQAAPADNDKLPNLPDWDEHQRLAGEKEMLGFFVSGHPLEKYKDKLADFSALDTEAILAMKSSTGKEEIATGGMLAGVRVAKSKKGDLYAQCVLEDMVGAVEAVVFPEAYRRLAEKLKLDVPVLVRGGVRVEEGASPKLMISDIRTLEEAKPKLARSLRIRVPLETATEQTIDALHSLCIERKGEAKLLFDVERAGEFMVVMEVEGYNVMPDRYFITRVEELCGRGAVRVID
- a CDS encoding 2-oxoacid:acceptor oxidoreductase subunit alpha codes for the protein MATDVVVQQHRQGPPPTKTVNDFSIQVATVNGSGSQSANMVLLRSIFQMGIPVSGKNLFPSNIAGLPTWFTIRANKDGYIARKKEVDFLIAMNAETAIEDAKSLSPGAAVLYDEPLNLSAVRDDVVFYAAPFDKLVAAVCPEAKLRKLVKNMIYVGVAAQLIGIDMAEVERAVRKQFKKKQKAADLNFAAVKAGFDYAAASLKKADHCSVAPMNATQGKIIIDGNAAAALGSMFAGVTVVTWYPITPSSSVCEQLIDYMKHYRIGADGKATFAIVQAEDELAAIGMVLGAGWAGARSMTATSGPGISLMSEFAGLGYYAEIPGVIWDIQRTGPSTGLPTRTMQGDILSTALLSHGDTKHIMLLPDSVSECFDMAFDAFDLADLFQTPIFVMSDLDLGMNNWMSEPFKYPDRPINRGKVLSKADLEKAGSFARYKDVDGDGIGYRTLPGTDHPAAAYFTRGSGHNEKAQYSERPDDYQNNMDRLAKKFETARSHVPMPIVETGKSKIGIIAYGTTHWAIVESRDQLRKDYKLETDYLRLKAFPFTREVHDFVKNHDRIYLVEQNRDAQMLDLLKLDLSVDQIPKLRSIRHYNGLPIDARSVTDELVTQEGK
- a CDS encoding OmpA family protein; translated protein: MKGTHKGSVDVRFVLAVTALAAILIAGCAKKKPAPIAQTPPPPPAPTASLSANPDAIEQGQSTTLTWRTDDATAVTIDGLGTVEANGSRQVAPVQSTTYRLTAKGPGGTQEATARVTVAQPQAQSTISLSDEQMFAQNVKDVFFDYDSYEIRADQQGALPQSAAFLKQHPNWKITVEGHCDERGSIEYNLTLGTNRAEAVRNALVQAGANGGNIRPVTFGKEKPFCNESSEACWQQNRRGHFVLNK
- a CDS encoding tetratricopeptide repeat protein codes for the protein MNMKKLSLLFPALLIVALAAPALAANKDMVQLQTQVQTLQDSMARMQQSFDERMGVMKNLIEQTTDNINRLNSNVDSLTKTLQQQSGDTGAKTDQVSAQVQALHDSVDEVKARLNKIQQQLDQMGQQQQNLQAPPQGAGQAPPPDTLYQAALRDMTANKMQLADQEFRDFLKYYPDNELAGNAQYYIADIEYRQGNFQQAVADYNKVLDQYPGGNKAAASQLKKGYALLELGQRDAGIRELNSLLARYPKTSEAAQAQQRLTQLGASARKPSPKRTSPR
- a CDS encoding acetyl-CoA carboxylase carboxyltransferase subunit alpha; amino-acid sequence: MPTKSERELENIEKHIAQLEAAAGDNQEARQRLAALHSQVAQLRKQIHAQYEAWQKTELARHPQRPYTLDYIERIFSGWSEIHGDRSYADDPAIICGMAHFHGNEVMLIGHQKARDTKQKVYRNFGMPNPEGYRKALRAMKIAEKFKRPVFTLVDTPGAYPGLGAEERGQAEAIARNLREMARLRVPIITVITGEGGSGGALAIAVADRVLMMENSVYSVISPEGCASIMWRDPSKKDVAAEALKITAKDLTELGCVDGIVPEPPEGAHADHDAAAALLDQALLSHYYEIKNLATDDLLAQRYDKFRHMAQFFKEEPA
- a CDS encoding 2-oxoacid:ferredoxin oxidoreductase subunit beta; translated protein: MASTPTTPPTATPPAAQPAVKTNRIGLSIMEYKGGKTTLCAGCGHNAISERIIDAMYEMGVQPERLAKFSGIGCSSKSPAYFLSRSHSFNSVHGRMPSVATGALLANRSLMGIGVSGDGDTASIGMGQFVHLMRRNLPIIYVIEDNGVYGLTKGQFSATADLGSKLKTGVINDLPPIDTCAMAIELGATMVGRSFSGDKKQVLHLLKAAIAHNGTVMLDIISPCVTFNDHEGSTKSYKYMKEHDEPVHDLSFVPHFEEINVDYEPGTTTQVTMHDGSHIMLRKLEHEYDPTDRIEAVRRLMQAHEKGEVLTGLFYIDTKKPNFLEMLHMTDAPLATLPESITRPPKSVLDEVMEGLK